The Deltaproteobacteria bacterium genome has a segment encoding these proteins:
- the cytX gene encoding putative hydroxymethylpyrimidine transporter CytX has product MVLKPIAYIERHMRGMDYFVLWFGASISIAEIYAGNILVPLGWAAGLAAIILGHAIGNVPLALGGLIGSDKGLPTMYLLRPTFGKNGSYLATLLNILQLIGWTAIMLIICGKAVQTLLNFTGAGSTQLWIVISGAVCTAWALVGRSTFKWLQRLSIITLGALCAVMTVMLFLESGSVRTAGGGEPSLLTFGQGLDLCIAMPISWLPLVADYSRFASSKKGCFIGTYLGYFIGSSWMFALGLASGLILDKPEPIISFATLWFGVPALVIVLFSTFTTTFLDIYSSAVSSLNLSPRLRGSVSTAVAGGLGIAVALVLPIERYEDFLYTLGSFFIPLFGVVLTHYFFLDYDIESRKNIDWIALITWLLGVVFYQFCLRTGFIAGASLPSLIGTGLLFFVLKRIVGMRRG; this is encoded by the coding sequence ATGGTGCTAAAACCGATTGCCTATATCGAGCGTCATATGAGGGGGATGGACTATTTCGTCCTATGGTTCGGGGCGTCCATTTCCATTGCCGAGATTTATGCCGGCAACATACTCGTGCCTTTGGGCTGGGCGGCGGGGTTGGCGGCCATTATCCTGGGTCATGCCATAGGAAACGTGCCGCTGGCTCTTGGAGGCCTCATCGGATCCGACAAGGGCCTTCCCACGATGTATCTGCTTCGCCCCACGTTCGGAAAGAACGGTTCCTATCTGGCGACCCTGCTCAACATCCTCCAACTCATCGGATGGACCGCCATCATGTTGATCATATGCGGGAAGGCGGTGCAGACGCTGCTGAATTTCACCGGCGCGGGGTCCACCCAACTCTGGATCGTGATATCCGGGGCCGTGTGTACGGCATGGGCATTGGTTGGAAGATCCACGTTCAAATGGCTGCAGCGGCTTTCCATCATCACCCTGGGAGCGTTGTGCGCGGTCATGACCGTCATGCTGTTTCTGGAGAGCGGTTCCGTGCGGACCGCCGGAGGCGGGGAGCCGAGTCTCCTCACCTTCGGTCAAGGACTGGATCTGTGCATAGCCATGCCCATTTCATGGCTGCCTCTGGTGGCGGATTATTCACGATTTGCGAGCAGCAAGAAAGGGTGCTTTATCGGCACCTATCTGGGCTACTTTATCGGGAGTTCCTGGATGTTCGCTCTCGGTTTGGCGAGCGGCCTCATTCTGGATAAACCCGAGCCGATCATCTCGTTTGCAACGCTCTGGTTCGGAGTTCCGGCCCTGGTGATCGTACTGTTCAGCACCTTTACGACGACGTTTCTGGACATCTATTCCTCAGCCGTGTCCTCTCTCAACCTGAGCCCGCGCCTCCGAGGAAGTGTTTCCACCGCCGTGGCCGGGGGACTCGGCATTGCGGTGGCCTTGGTGCTCCCCATCGAACGTTACGAGGATTTCCTCTACACGCTGGGGTCTTTCTTCATTCCCCTGTTCGGAGTGGTGCTCACCCATTATTTCTTTCTGGACTACGATATAGAAAGTCGGAAGAACATCGACTGGATTGCCCTTATCACATGGTTACTCGGCGTCGTTTTCTACCAGTTCTGCCTGCGAACCGGGTTCATTGCAGGCGCTTCCCTTCCCTCGTTGATCGGCACGGGGCTCCTGTTTTTCGTTTTGAAACGAATCGTGGGTATGAGAAGAGGCTGA